Proteins co-encoded in one Ziziphus jujuba cultivar Dongzao chromosome 9, ASM3175591v1 genomic window:
- the LOC107427522 gene encoding glycine-rich protein 2 — MSERVTGTVKWFNDQKGFGFITPSDGGEDLFVHQSSIRSEGFRSLGDGESVEFQIESDADGRSKAVDVTGPNEAPVQGSRGGSGGAAGGRGSRGGGGGGYGGGGAYGGGGGYGGGRGTRGGGGGYGGGGGGYGGGGGGYGGGGVGGACFKCGESGHIAKDCYQGGGGGGGGGRYGGGGSGGGAGAGGGGNCYNCGGSGHFARECPNGAR, encoded by the coding sequence atGAGTGAAAGGGTTACCGGTACGGTCAAGTGGTTCAATGACCAGAAAGGGTTCGGATTCATAACCCCTTCCGACGGCGGCGAGGACCTCTTCGTCCACCAGTCCTCCATCCGATCCGAGGGTTTCCGGAGCCTCGGCGATGGAGAGTCCGTCGAGTTCCAGATCGAATCTGATGCCGATGGCCGTAGCAAGGCCGTCGACGTCACCGGCCCTAACGAGGCTCCGGTTCAGGGTAGCCGTGGTGGTTCGGGCGGCGCTGCTGGTGGTAGAGGATCgcgtggtggtggtggtggtggttatGGCGGCGGCGGGGCTTATGGAGGAGGTGGTGGTTATGGCGGTGGCAGGGGAACcagaggtggtggtggtgggtatggtggtggtggtggtgggtatggtggaggtggtggtgggtATGGTGGTGGAGGTGTTGGTGGGGCTTGTTTCAAGTGCGGTGAGTCTGGACACATTGCGAAAGACTGCTACCAGGGAGGAGGTGGCGGCGGAGGTGGTGGTAGGTATGGCGGTGGTGGTAGCGGCGGCGGCGCCGGCGCCGGCGGAGGTGGAAACTGCTACAACTGCGGCGGAAGTGGGCATTTTGCGAGGGAGTGCCCAAACGGTGCTCGTTGA
- the LOC107427519 gene encoding thaumatin-like protein 1b isoform X1, translating into MDRLLVSVSILILLNLFFFSEEVDSASFKLVNRCRSTIWPGFLSGAQTAQLPNSGFVLYSGKSKTIHIPKNWSGRIWARTHCSIDAQGKFSCLTADCGSGKIECAGGGAKPPATLAEFTLNGADGLDFYDVSLVDGYNLPMLIVPKGGTRGGCGATGCLVDLNGACPAELKVAREHGRGSVACRSACEAFGQPQFCCSGAYATPDTCAPSVYSLYFKHACPRSYSYAYDDKTSTYTCASADYLIIFCPLPYTSQKVLGARKDGIGLPLVNKTMMYLRSQHSSRSSSSGLAQPQFIAVSSLASFLLAYKLYD; encoded by the exons ATGGATCGCCTCCTTGTCTCTGTTTCAATTCTCATACTTCTCaacctctttttcttctcag AAGAAGTTGACTCAGCGTCGTTCAAGTTAGTAAACAGGTGTCGGAGCACCATATGGCCGGGTTTCCTCTCCGGAGCTCAGACGGCGCAGCTCCCAAACTCTGGCTTCGTTCTCTATAGCGGCAAGTCAAAGACCATTCACATACCCAAAAATTGGTCGGGTCGGATATGGGCTCGGACCCACTGCTCCATAGACGCCCAGGGAAAATTCTCTTGTCTGACCGCTGACTGCGGTTCGGGTAAGATAGAGTGTGCCGGAGGTGGAGCCAAGCCGCCTGCCACGCTGGCCGAGTTCACGTTAAATGGCGCCGATGGCTTGGATTTCTATGACGTAAGCTTGGTGGACGGGTACAACCTTCCGATGCTTATAGTCCCAAAAGGAGGTACAAGAGGGGGATGCGGGGCAACGGGTTGTTTGGTGGACCTGAACGGTGCGTGTCCGGCGGAGCTGAAGGTGGCGCGTGAGCACGGGCGGGGGAGTGTGGCGTGCAGGAGCGCGTGCGAGGCATTCGGCCAACCGCAGTTTTGCTGCAGTGGGGCGTACGCTACGCCGGACACGTGTGCACCGTCGGTATACTCTCTGTATTTTAAACACGCTTGCCCACGTTCGTATAGCTACGCGTACGATGACAAGACCAGCACTTACACGTGCGCCTCCGCCGactatttgattatattttgcCCTTTGCCTTATACCAG CCAAAAAGTGTTGGGAGCAAGAAAAGATGGGATAGGGCTACCCCTGGTGAACAAGACCATGATGTATTTAAGAAGCCAACATTCAAGCCGTTCTTCATCTTCAGGTCTGGCTCAACCGCAATTTATTGCTGTCTCTAGTCTAGCATCATTTTTGCTGGCCTACAAACTTTATGACTAA
- the LOC107427525 gene encoding uncharacterized protein At2g29880, which yields MSAGQEGVLGRPKAEWTPSRDAYLVELFIEQHNCGRTAYNEFKNEVIRSVTLDFNKKFGLNLEENQIKNRYNVMKKDFGVVKTLLGHTGFGWDEIRQMVVADDKVWDSYIAVRSEARPFRRKSFPLYNQMSIIFEGERATGKHQFPNAIHMATEEGNSNTETVRSSEPTNLPAQVVDGTADSDSIIRINYTQPRKRKSDGPTMSSRKKRACYKVGEIVENALYDMFSEANLKGVQRIALNEKNLYQKCLEELQKLEDLDDIEFTKAVNVLKDDKNAIAFMTIRGPRRLIWLKSLWQT from the exons ATGTCTGCTGGACAGGAAGGAGTTCTTGGTCGGCCAAAGGCAGAGTGGACTCCATCCCGTGATGCTTATTTGGTTGAGCTTTTCATAGAGCAACACAATTGTGGAAGAACAGCTTACAATGAATTCAAGAATGAAGTGATTAGATCTGTTACACTTGATTTTAATAAGAAATTTGGTTTGAATTTAGAAGAGAACCAGATAAAAAACCGTTACAATGTGATGAAGAAAGATTTTGGTGTGGTTAAAACACTGCTTGGTCACACCGGATTTGGTTGGGATGAAATTCGACAAATGGTTGTGGCTGATGACAAAGTGTGGGACAGTTATATTGCT GTAAGGAGTGAAGCAAGACCATTTAGACGCAAGAGCTTTCCTCTTTATAATCAAATGTCCATTATTTTTGAAG GAGAAAGAGCTACTGGGAAGCACCAATTTCCCAATGCAATACACATGGCAACCGAAGAGGGAAACAGTAACACCGAAACGGTTCGATCTTCTGAGCCTACTAATCTTCCTGCACAAGTGGTTGATGGCACTGCGGATTCAGATTCAATAATCCGTATAAACTACACACAACCTAGGAAGCGAAAATCCGACGGTCCAACAATGTCTAGTCGTAAAAAAAGAGCATGCTATAAGGTGGGGGAGATAGTAGAGAATGCATTGTACGATATGTTCTCAGAAGCCAATTTAAAAGGTGTGCAAAGGATTGCATTGAATGAGAAAAACTTGTATCAGAAATGCCTGGAAGAGTTGCAAAAATTGGAAGATTTGGATGACATTGAGTTCACAAAAGCTGTAAATGTTCTCAAGGATGACAAAAATGCAATTGCATTCATGACCATCAGAGGACCTCGGCGGTTAATCTGGTTGAAGTCTCTATGGCAAACTTAG
- the LOC107427519 gene encoding thaumatin-like protein 1b isoform X2, which translates to MDRLLVSVSILILLNLFFFSEEVDSASFKLVNRCRSTIWPGFLSGAQTAQLPNSGFVLYSGKSKTIHIPKNWSGRIWARTHCSIDAQGKFSCLTADCGSGKIECAGGGAKPPATLAEFTLNGADGLDFYDVSLVDGYNLPMLIVPKGGTRGGCGATGCLVDLNGACPAELKVAREHGRGSVACRSACEAFGQPQFCCSGAYATPDTCAPSVYSLYFKHACPRSYSYAYDDKTSTYTCASADYLIIFCPLPYTSQKVLGARKDGIGLPLVNKTMMYLRSQHSSRSSSSGR; encoded by the exons ATGGATCGCCTCCTTGTCTCTGTTTCAATTCTCATACTTCTCaacctctttttcttctcag AAGAAGTTGACTCAGCGTCGTTCAAGTTAGTAAACAGGTGTCGGAGCACCATATGGCCGGGTTTCCTCTCCGGAGCTCAGACGGCGCAGCTCCCAAACTCTGGCTTCGTTCTCTATAGCGGCAAGTCAAAGACCATTCACATACCCAAAAATTGGTCGGGTCGGATATGGGCTCGGACCCACTGCTCCATAGACGCCCAGGGAAAATTCTCTTGTCTGACCGCTGACTGCGGTTCGGGTAAGATAGAGTGTGCCGGAGGTGGAGCCAAGCCGCCTGCCACGCTGGCCGAGTTCACGTTAAATGGCGCCGATGGCTTGGATTTCTATGACGTAAGCTTGGTGGACGGGTACAACCTTCCGATGCTTATAGTCCCAAAAGGAGGTACAAGAGGGGGATGCGGGGCAACGGGTTGTTTGGTGGACCTGAACGGTGCGTGTCCGGCGGAGCTGAAGGTGGCGCGTGAGCACGGGCGGGGGAGTGTGGCGTGCAGGAGCGCGTGCGAGGCATTCGGCCAACCGCAGTTTTGCTGCAGTGGGGCGTACGCTACGCCGGACACGTGTGCACCGTCGGTATACTCTCTGTATTTTAAACACGCTTGCCCACGTTCGTATAGCTACGCGTACGATGACAAGACCAGCACTTACACGTGCGCCTCCGCCGactatttgattatattttgcCCTTTGCCTTATACCAG CCAAAAAGTGTTGGGAGCAAGAAAAGATGGGATAGGGCTACCCCTGGTGAACAAGACCATGATGTATTTAAGAAGCCAACATTCAAGCCGTTCTTCATCTTCAG GAAGATAA
- the LOC107427523 gene encoding auxin transporter-like protein 2, whose translation MSSDKVVETVIVGNYVEMETEGKPKTIKTKLSQFFWHGGSAYDAWFSCASNQVAQVLLTLPYSFSQLGMLSGILFQLFYGLMGSWTAYLISILYVEYRTRKEREKVDFRNHVIQWFEVLDGLLGKHWRNVGLAFNCTFLLFGSVIQLIACASNIYYINDNLDKRTWTYIFGACCATTVFIPSFHNYRIWSFLGLLMTTYTAWYLTIASLVHGQIEGVKHSGPTKLVLYFTGATNILYTFGGHAVTVEIMHAMWKPQKFKAIYLLATLYVLTLTLPSAVAVYWAFGDMLLNHSNAFALLPKSPFRDMAVTLMLIHQFITFGFACTPLYFVWEKAIGMHECKSLCKRAAARLPVVIPIWFLAIVFPFFGPINSTVGSLLVSFTVYIIPALAHIFTFKSAAARENAMEQPSKYFGGWVGAYTINVFVVGWVLVVGFGFGGWASMTNFIHQIDTFGLFTKCYQCPPPTLQSPPQLLNGTVAAAPPPLHHPNLHTHSP comes from the exons ATGTCTTCCGATAAGGTCGTAGAGACAGTGATAGTAGGAAACTATGTAGAAATGGAGACCGAAGGCAAACCCAAGACCATCAAAACTAAGCTCTCTCAGTTCTTTTGGCATGGTGGTTCTGCTTATGATGCTTGGTTTAGCTGTGCTTCTAACCAG GTGGCTCAAGTTCTGCTTACTTTGCCATACTCATTTTCTCAGCTAGGAATGCTCTCTGGCATACTTTTCCAGCTCTTCTATGGCTTAATGGGAAGCTGGACAGCTTATCTCATTAGCATTCTTTATGTAGAATACAGAaccagaaaagaaagagaaaaagttgATTTCAGAAACCATGTTATTCag TGGTTTGAAGTTCTTGATGGTCTACTTGGAAAACACTGGAGGAACGTGGGGTTGGCATTTAATTGCACTTTTCTTCTGTTTGGATCTGTCATTCAGCTAATAGCTTGTGCAAG CAACATATATTACATAAATGATAATCTGGACAAGAGGACTTGGACTTACATCTTCGGAGCTTGTTGTGCAACCACTGTCTTTATTCCTTCTTTTCACAACTATAGAATATGGTCATTTTTAGGCCTCCTCATGACCACCTACACTGCTTGGTACCTAACCATTGCCTCCCTCGTCCATGGCCag ATTGAGGGAGTTAAGCATTCTGGTCCAACCAAGCTGGTGCTATACTTCACCGGGGCCACAAACATTCTCTACACATTCGGGGGACATGCTGTTACTGT GGAAATAATGCACGCTATGTGGAAGCCCCAGAAGTTCAAAGCAATATACTTGCTGGCTACACTGTATGTGCTGACACTGACACTCCCGTCGGCAGTGGCAGTCTATTGGGCCTTTGGAGACATGCTTCTCAACCACTCCAACGCTTTTGCTCTCCTTCCTAAATCCCCTTTCAGAGACATGGCTGTCACTTTAATGCTCATCCACCAG TTTATTACATTTGGGTTTGCATGCACACcattatattttgtttgggagaAAGCCATTGGAATGCATGAGTGTAAGAGCTTGTGCAAGCGTGCTGCGGCGAGGCTGCCTGTGGTTATTCCTATCTGGTTCTTGGCCATAGTCTTCCCATTTTTCGGACCCATCAACTCCACCGTTGGATCACTCCTCGTTAGCTTCACTGTGTATATCATTCCTGCTTTGGCCCACATTTTCACCTTCAAATCAGCTGCTGCCAGAGAG AATGCAATGGAGCAGCCATCGAAGTACTTCGGAGGATGGGTGGGAGCCTACACCATCAATGTGTTTGTGGTTGGTTGGGTATTGGTGGTTGGGTTTGGATTCGGTGGATGGGCGAGTATGACAAACTTCATACACCAGATTGACACCTTTGGACTTTTCACCAAGTGTTATCAATGCCCACCTCCAACACTTCAATCTCCTCCGCAGCTCCTAAACGGCACCGTTGCTGCTGCTCCTCCTCCTCTTCATCATCCCAACTTGCACACTCATAGCCCTTAG